Proteins from a genomic interval of Sphingobacterium sp. SYP-B4668:
- a CDS encoding 3-keto-disaccharide hydrolase encodes MIKNFLRSSLAVALISASLVSCNQTAKEGGDTQDSLAKEEVHNPATQTIPEEYKDLIGRWDLDVDKNGKVAPSWIEIKLSGFNTLVGAFVGDSGSQRPVSHVKLKDGKFSFAIPPQWEGGEGDFVIEGQLEGGNLKGTITSNKNEKFNFTGSKAPYLTRTGEVAWGTPIELFNGKDLAGWKASSEENQWKVVDGVLTSDKAGANLISEQKFEDFKILAEFRYKEGGNSGIYLRGRYEVQIEDSPKDKHPGALYFGGVYGFIAPNEMVTLGPNEWQKYEITLRGRLVTIVANGKTIISNQEIPGITGGALDSKEGEPGPIYLQGDHAPIEFRKITIIPAK; translated from the coding sequence ATGATCAAAAATTTTCTGCGCAGCTCACTGGCTGTCGCTCTTATCAGTGCTAGTTTGGTTTCTTGTAACCAAACTGCCAAAGAAGGTGGAGACACACAAGACTCACTTGCTAAAGAGGAAGTCCACAATCCAGCTACTCAAACCATTCCCGAGGAATACAAAGACCTTATCGGACGCTGGGATCTAGATGTAGACAAAAATGGCAAAGTGGCTCCATCATGGATTGAAATCAAATTATCAGGATTCAACACGTTGGTGGGTGCATTTGTTGGCGACAGTGGTAGCCAACGCCCTGTATCGCATGTGAAACTCAAAGACGGTAAATTTTCTTTTGCAATACCCCCACAGTGGGAAGGTGGAGAAGGAGACTTTGTCATCGAAGGACAGCTAGAAGGCGGCAATCTGAAAGGTACCATTACTTCCAACAAAAATGAGAAATTCAACTTTACAGGTTCAAAAGCACCTTATTTAACTCGTACTGGAGAAGTAGCCTGGGGTACACCAATTGAATTGTTCAACGGCAAAGACCTAGCTGGTTGGAAAGCTTCTTCGGAAGAGAACCAATGGAAAGTTGTCGATGGGGTACTGACCAGCGACAAAGCTGGAGCGAACCTTATCAGTGAGCAGAAATTTGAAGATTTCAAAATATTAGCTGAATTCCGTTACAAAGAAGGTGGCAACAGTGGTATATATCTTCGTGGACGTTACGAGGTGCAAATTGAAGATAGTCCGAAGGACAAGCATCCAGGCGCTCTTTATTTTGGTGGGGTATACGGATTCATTGCTCCTAATGAGATGGTCACATTGGGGCCGAATGAATGGCAGAAATATGAAATCACTCTTCGTGGACGTTTAGTGACTATAGTGGCGAACGGGAAGACTATCATCAGCAATCAGGAAATTCCAGGAATTACGGGTGGAGCTTTAGATAGTAAGGAAGGCGAACCGGGACCAATTTATCTACAGGGCGATCATGCTCCTATTGAGTTCAGAAAAATCACCATCATACCGGCTAAATAA
- a CDS encoding TlpA family protein disulfide reductase: MKRKTFSIILGVMIILAIITTSSLYLLGKQVATPESVAHVKSPQPTTTLVELSPSSDLSNSNTVFRNSKGDKIALRNIRNKVIFINMWATWCPPCRKEMPSLNRLYSKLKDNPDIIFIMMDVDGKLKESTDYVKKKGFDLPNYILEGNLPESFQTNSIPTTIIIDKSGKMVTKHMGGVDFDHPEMLPFIQNLLK, encoded by the coding sequence ATGAAACGAAAAACATTTAGTATCATATTAGGTGTCATGATTATTTTAGCAATCATAACCACCTCTAGTCTTTACTTGCTGGGCAAGCAAGTGGCTACGCCTGAATCTGTAGCGCATGTAAAATCACCGCAGCCCACCACCACGCTGGTTGAACTCTCCCCATCATCTGACTTGAGCAATAGCAATACCGTATTCAGAAATAGCAAGGGTGATAAGATTGCTCTTCGGAACATAAGAAATAAGGTCATATTCATCAATATGTGGGCTACTTGGTGTCCTCCATGTCGCAAAGAAATGCCCTCATTGAATAGATTATATAGTAAATTGAAGGATAACCCCGACATTATCTTCATCATGATGGATGTAGATGGAAAACTGAAGGAATCTACGGATTATGTAAAGAAAAAGGGGTTCGATTTGCCCAATTATATTTTAGAAGGCAATCTTCCGGAATCGTTTCAGACTAATTCAATTCCTACAACTATTATCATTGACAAATCTGGCAAGATGGTGACGAAGCACATGGGGGGCGTTGATTTTGACCATCCAGAGATGCTACCTTTCATTCAGAACCTCTTGAAGTAA
- a CDS encoding M1 family metallopeptidase, with product MKKLHLFLFLTLVSFQLSAQRKGYWDQKVDYTMTIDMKEKSYQYDGKMKLVYTNNSGQALHKVYFHLYFNAFQPGSMMDYRLSNISDPDARMTNNIGTKEKPVYQSRIASLTPEQIGYQRIKTLLQDGAKTTFKVDGTLLEVTLAKPIQANSSATFDMTWEAQIPEQIRRSGRNSKEGVEFSMTQWYPKMAQFDEFGWHLDEYVAREFIAPFGDFDITINIGKDYVIGGSGVLQNPTQVKGYVKKARPVVKNDRSSWHFKAENIHDFAWAADKEFIVEREKSKGGVEVFMIYIPGKKTTDNWQKALSYTTDFFDFCGERFGAYPWPTYTVVQGGDGGMEYGTTTLITGERTLESLVGVIYHEAAHSWYQHLFGINETVDEWFDEGFTSYVEELAFQTLFKKTSPLPDNPVINAYKSYIKLALSGKEEPASLLADYYNSNYAYSNQAYNKGQVLAEQLGYIIGQEHLEATFLKFYDIWKFKHPTPNDFKRVAEEVSGINLKWYFNLFINTTRKIDYGIQSLSTTEIKLTNKSDFAMPLDILVEYQDGSKELFYIPLREMRGEKPVEGFSSYQGATRTTLEDWFWTKPTYTFKTTKPIRKATIDITKRLADVDDKDNVVEIL from the coding sequence ATGAAAAAACTTCACTTATTTCTTTTTCTAACACTGGTCTCCTTCCAACTATCAGCTCAACGAAAAGGCTATTGGGATCAAAAAGTAGACTATACCATGACGATTGATATGAAAGAAAAATCATATCAATATGATGGAAAGATGAAACTGGTGTACACCAACAATTCGGGACAGGCACTCCATAAAGTATATTTCCACTTGTATTTCAATGCTTTTCAACCAGGCAGTATGATGGACTATCGTCTCTCCAATATTTCCGACCCGGATGCCCGAATGACCAACAACATAGGGACCAAAGAAAAACCTGTATATCAAAGTCGTATCGCGAGCTTGACTCCCGAACAAATTGGCTATCAACGCATCAAAACATTGCTACAAGATGGGGCCAAGACGACATTTAAAGTTGATGGCACTCTTCTGGAAGTAACTCTTGCGAAGCCTATACAAGCCAATAGTTCAGCAACTTTTGATATGACGTGGGAGGCACAGATTCCTGAACAGATTAGAAGAAGCGGTCGTAATTCCAAAGAAGGTGTTGAATTTTCAATGACCCAGTGGTACCCCAAAATGGCACAATTTGACGAATTTGGGTGGCATCTGGATGAATATGTCGCTCGAGAGTTCATTGCCCCATTTGGTGATTTTGATATTACCATCAATATAGGCAAGGATTACGTCATTGGTGGATCTGGAGTATTGCAGAATCCGACTCAGGTTAAAGGTTATGTTAAAAAAGCGAGACCTGTGGTAAAAAACGACCGTAGCTCTTGGCATTTCAAAGCCGAGAATATACATGACTTTGCCTGGGCCGCGGACAAGGAATTCATTGTTGAGCGAGAAAAGAGTAAAGGGGGAGTCGAAGTATTCATGATATATATTCCCGGAAAAAAAACCACAGACAATTGGCAGAAAGCCTTATCCTATACAACAGATTTTTTTGATTTTTGTGGTGAGCGATTTGGTGCTTACCCTTGGCCGACTTATACTGTGGTACAGGGTGGCGACGGTGGTATGGAATACGGGACCACGACATTGATAACTGGAGAACGTACTCTAGAAAGTCTCGTTGGCGTTATTTATCACGAAGCCGCACACTCGTGGTACCAACATTTGTTTGGCATCAATGAAACTGTAGACGAGTGGTTTGATGAGGGTTTTACTAGCTATGTTGAAGAGCTCGCTTTTCAGACTTTATTCAAGAAAACCTCACCCCTACCTGACAACCCAGTAATAAATGCATATAAGAGTTATATCAAGTTAGCACTGTCCGGCAAGGAAGAACCCGCAAGTCTCTTGGCCGACTACTATAATAGCAACTATGCTTACAGCAATCAGGCCTATAACAAAGGTCAGGTTTTAGCTGAGCAATTGGGCTACATCATTGGACAAGAGCATTTGGAAGCAACATTTTTAAAATTCTACGATATTTGGAAATTCAAACATCCCACTCCCAATGACTTTAAGCGCGTAGCAGAAGAGGTATCTGGCATCAATCTCAAATGGTATTTCAACCTATTTATAAATACCACGCGCAAGATAGATTACGGTATCCAGAGTCTTTCCACGACCGAAATAAAGCTGACCAACAAGTCTGACTTCGCCATGCCATTAGATATCTTAGTCGAATATCAAGATGGCTCAAAAGAGTTGTTTTATATTCCGCTACGTGAAATGAGAGGTGAAAAACCAGTCGAAGGCTTCAGTAGCTACCAAGGGGCAACACGTACAACCCTGGAAGATTGGTTTTGGACCAAACCTACTTATACCTTCAAAACGACTAAACCGATCCGTAAAGCGACGATAGACATCACCAAACGTCTGGCAGATGTCGATGATAAGGATAACGTAGTCGAGATCCTATAA
- a CDS encoding sulfatase family protein, translated as MSKRFILLVFCLCQLLYAQQKPNIIIIISDDHAFQTIGAYGSPYGRTPNIDRLAKAGKVFDRAYVTNSLCGPSRAVLLTGKYSHKNGFKENENSTFDHSQNTFVKELQAVGYNTAWIGKQHLGDHPQGFDFFSILDGQGHYFNPVFIENDGRREQIQGYVSDIITDKSKKWLETLSREEPFCLVIGHKATHRSWMPDPKDFGRYDDVSIPLPDNFYDTYTNRKAAAIQEMTISKDMQLAYDLKMYPSKDAMRKDYDFARFSDEQFEAYYNYYRPIQDDFYQKKLQGRELVEWKYKRYMIDYLNTSVSLDRNIGEILDYVEENGLEKNTIIIYLSDQGFYMGEHGWFDKRFMYEESFRTPMIIKTPGGDKATAQHIQTMVMNVDIAPTLLELASVDIPKDMQGKSFARTLSNPNRATRDRLYYHYYEDGVHAVSPHFGISDGRFKLVRFYGKVDSWELYDLKTDSAEMNNIFDATAAKKIVEKMKKKLITEIKAVDDQEALDILTK; from the coding sequence ATGAGTAAACGCTTTATCTTACTGGTCTTTTGTCTGTGCCAACTCTTATATGCACAACAAAAACCAAATATAATAATAATCATTTCGGATGACCATGCATTTCAGACGATAGGAGCCTACGGTTCTCCATATGGAAGGACCCCCAATATTGATAGACTGGCTAAGGCTGGCAAAGTTTTCGATCGAGCATATGTGACCAACTCCCTTTGTGGTCCGAGTCGGGCAGTACTATTGACCGGTAAGTATAGTCACAAGAACGGTTTTAAAGAAAATGAAAATTCGACATTCGATCATAGTCAAAATACCTTTGTTAAAGAATTGCAGGCTGTAGGTTACAACACGGCATGGATTGGAAAGCAACACCTAGGAGACCACCCCCAAGGGTTTGATTTTTTCAGTATATTGGATGGTCAGGGGCATTACTTTAATCCTGTTTTTATAGAAAATGACGGTAGGCGAGAGCAAATCCAAGGATATGTCTCGGACATTATTACGGACAAATCAAAGAAATGGCTGGAGACATTGAGCCGTGAGGAACCTTTTTGTTTGGTAATCGGTCATAAAGCCACACATCGGTCGTGGATGCCCGATCCCAAAGACTTCGGTAGGTATGATGATGTATCTATACCATTGCCGGATAATTTTTACGATACCTATACGAATCGCAAAGCAGCAGCTATTCAAGAAATGACAATCTCGAAAGATATGCAGTTGGCCTATGACCTTAAGATGTACCCCAGCAAAGATGCTATGCGGAAGGATTATGATTTTGCCCGATTTTCAGATGAGCAATTTGAAGCATATTATAATTATTATAGACCGATACAGGATGATTTTTACCAAAAAAAGCTGCAGGGGAGGGAATTGGTAGAGTGGAAGTATAAAAGATATATGATTGACTATCTCAATACATCCGTTTCTCTTGATCGCAACATAGGAGAGATTCTGGACTACGTTGAAGAGAATGGGCTGGAAAAAAATACGATAATAATCTATCTTTCGGATCAAGGATTTTATATGGGAGAACACGGATGGTTTGACAAACGCTTTATGTATGAAGAATCTTTTCGTACACCAATGATTATAAAGACTCCTGGTGGAGACAAGGCCACAGCTCAGCACATTCAAACGATGGTGATGAACGTTGATATAGCCCCCACATTGTTGGAGTTGGCGAGTGTGGATATACCTAAAGATATGCAAGGTAAATCTTTTGCTAGAACATTGAGCAACCCGAATCGAGCGACTAGAGACCGTCTTTACTACCATTATTATGAAGATGGGGTACATGCAGTGTCACCCCACTTTGGCATCAGTGACGGGAGATTCAAGCTTGTGAGATTTTACGGAAAGGTAGACAGCTGGGAATTGTATGACTTGAAGACGGATTCTGCCGAAATGAACAATATCTTTGATGCCACTGCTGCAAAAAAAATCGTGGAGAAGATGAAAAAGAAATTAATAACAGAAATAAAGGCTGTTGATGATCAGGAAGCCTTAGATATATTAACGAAATAA
- a CDS encoding sulfatase family protein translates to MILKFANRFIGFGVLLAFMQVTYAQGKKQPNVLMVYVDDLGYGDLGLYGAKDIETPHLDELGRSGIKFTNAHAAAATCTPSRYALMTGNNPYRAKGTGILPGDAALIIPQDKITLPKVFQKKGYSTAIVGKWHLGLGNQVDKDWNGKIAPGPLEVGYGYSFIFPATADRVPTVFLENHHVIAADVNDPIYVNYKQKIGSEPTGKENPELLKMHASPNQGHDNTIVNGIGRIGWMTGGKAAKWTDEELTLTFFEKAKEFIRSNASKPFFLSYNATEPHVPRMPATVFKGKSKLGLRGDAILQLDYTVGELVRELKNNGIYENTIIIFTSDNGPVLDDGYVDEAVSKTGNHDAFGGLRGGKYSAFEAGTRVPFLISWPAEIKKGQVSDALVGQVDLLASFASYLGVSYSQDEAVDSQNHWKSLLGEDTKGREYLVKSAGTFSIIKGDYKYIRPNGGAKINKSVNIELGNDEIPQLYNLKIDKGEKNNIAPTNKNKVDELDKLLQTQL, encoded by the coding sequence ATGATCTTAAAATTTGCCAATCGATTTATTGGATTTGGAGTTCTATTGGCCTTTATGCAGGTCACTTATGCACAGGGAAAGAAACAGCCCAATGTATTGATGGTTTATGTGGATGATTTGGGATACGGCGATTTAGGGCTCTATGGAGCTAAAGATATTGAGACACCACATCTAGATGAGCTGGGACGGTCTGGCATCAAGTTTACCAATGCACACGCTGCAGCAGCAACTTGTACGCCCTCTCGATATGCGTTAATGACTGGGAATAATCCATATCGAGCTAAAGGAACTGGAATTTTGCCCGGAGATGCGGCACTTATTATCCCTCAAGACAAGATTACCTTACCTAAAGTATTTCAAAAGAAGGGATATTCCACAGCAATCGTCGGGAAATGGCATTTAGGGTTAGGTAATCAAGTAGATAAGGATTGGAATGGAAAGATTGCTCCTGGACCACTGGAAGTTGGGTATGGATATTCATTTATATTCCCGGCAACGGCAGATCGAGTACCAACGGTATTTCTGGAGAATCATCATGTCATTGCTGCCGATGTTAATGATCCTATATATGTGAACTACAAGCAGAAAATAGGGAGTGAACCTACCGGAAAGGAGAATCCTGAATTGTTGAAAATGCATGCTTCTCCAAACCAAGGACATGATAACACAATTGTCAACGGAATAGGGCGGATAGGTTGGATGACGGGTGGAAAGGCTGCGAAATGGACAGATGAAGAGTTGACGCTTACATTTTTTGAGAAAGCTAAGGAATTCATTAGGAGTAATGCTTCGAAACCATTCTTCTTAAGTTATAATGCGACAGAACCGCACGTGCCGCGCATGCCTGCTACAGTCTTTAAAGGGAAGAGCAAACTTGGATTAAGAGGCGATGCGATACTGCAGCTAGATTACACCGTAGGTGAGTTGGTGCGCGAGTTGAAAAATAATGGTATATACGAGAATACAATTATCATCTTTACAAGTGACAATGGTCCTGTCCTAGATGATGGATATGTCGATGAAGCAGTCTCTAAAACCGGCAATCACGACGCCTTTGGAGGATTAAGAGGAGGGAAATATAGTGCTTTTGAAGCCGGTACAAGAGTGCCATTTCTCATCAGCTGGCCCGCAGAGATAAAAAAAGGACAGGTATCGGATGCATTGGTCGGTCAGGTAGATTTATTGGCCTCATTTGCTTCTTATCTAGGGGTATCCTATTCGCAGGATGAAGCTGTAGATAGTCAGAATCATTGGAAGTCTTTGCTTGGTGAGGACACAAAAGGACGTGAATATTTAGTTAAAAGCGCAGGTACTTTTTCAATTATTAAAGGAGATTACAAATATATCCGACCTAATGGCGGTGCGAAAATCAATAAATCCGTGAATATTGAGCTTGGAAATGATGAAATTCCCCAATTGTACAATTTGAAAATTGACAAGGGCGAAAAGAACAATATTGCTCCAACCAATAAAAATAAAGTTGACGAACTAGACAAACTTTTGCAGACCCAGCTTTAA
- the mutY gene encoding A/G-specific adenine glycosylase, which yields MSFSKRLVAWYGENGRDLPWRHTQDPYIIWLSEIILQQTRVEQGMPYFFRFSEKFPTVKDFAEASEDDILHLWQGLGYYSRGRNMHKAAKTVMSDFKGVFPTKYEDVIKLSGVGEYTAAAISSIAIGEQRAVLDGNVFRVLSRYLGITEEINTPKGKKIFTAVANQMLHREQPATYNQAIMDFGAIQCKPKNPNCERCVFNLECVALQENKVAELPMKKKGKSSRNRYFHYFVLEDGEQILMSKRGPGDVWENLYEFPLIETDSLLDAGQIREYKALEDFFSSDVQLAEMGGVVKHILSHQNIYAQFYKVLNPQSLIWKKKSWNYVLLKDLNKLAQHKLIFTFIENNITNIS from the coding sequence ATGTCGTTTTCAAAAAGATTGGTAGCTTGGTATGGAGAGAATGGACGTGATCTTCCCTGGCGTCATACCCAAGATCCCTATATTATTTGGCTGTCTGAAATAATTTTACAACAGACCCGTGTGGAACAAGGAATGCCTTACTTTTTCAGGTTTTCGGAAAAATTCCCTACTGTTAAAGATTTTGCGGAAGCATCTGAAGATGATATTTTACATCTGTGGCAGGGGCTGGGTTATTATTCAAGAGGCCGGAATATGCATAAGGCAGCGAAGACTGTGATGTCCGATTTTAAAGGAGTCTTCCCGACAAAATATGAAGATGTGATTAAGTTGAGTGGTGTGGGTGAATATACTGCAGCCGCAATTTCTTCTATCGCTATTGGAGAACAAAGGGCTGTGTTGGATGGCAACGTTTTTAGGGTACTGTCTAGGTATTTGGGTATAACAGAAGAAATCAATACACCAAAGGGTAAAAAAATATTCACCGCTGTTGCCAATCAAATGCTTCATCGGGAACAACCTGCGACATACAATCAAGCCATTATGGATTTTGGAGCAATCCAGTGTAAGCCCAAAAATCCGAATTGTGAGAGATGTGTATTCAACTTGGAGTGTGTGGCACTGCAGGAGAATAAAGTTGCGGAGCTGCCCATGAAGAAAAAAGGAAAGAGCAGCCGAAATCGATACTTTCACTACTTTGTTTTAGAGGATGGAGAACAAATCTTAATGTCCAAACGTGGACCTGGTGATGTCTGGGAAAATCTGTATGAGTTTCCCCTCATAGAAACGGACAGCTTATTGGATGCTGGTCAAATTAGGGAATACAAAGCGTTAGAAGACTTCTTTTCTTCAGATGTCCAACTCGCTGAAATGGGTGGTGTTGTCAAGCATATATTGAGCCATCAGAATATATACGCCCAGTTTTACAAGGTCTTAAATCCACAGTCTTTAATTTGGAAAAAAAAGTCGTGGAATTATGTATTGTTAAAAGATTTAAATAAATTAGCTCAACATAAGTTGATTTTTACGTTTATTGAAAACAACATTACCAACATTAGCTAA
- a CDS encoding single-stranded DNA-binding protein translates to MSGINKVILVGHLGKDPEIRYLEGNVSVASFPLATSESFNKDGRKVEQTEWHNIVMWRGLADVAAKYLTKGRLVYIEGRLRTRTYEDKEGIRRYTTEVVAENFTLLGRKSDFEPPAQAPASTADKAVENKEQQVDFKELDDDNDGLPF, encoded by the coding sequence ATGTCAGGCATTAACAAAGTTATCTTAGTTGGACACTTGGGCAAAGATCCCGAAATCCGTTACTTAGAAGGCAACGTAAGTGTTGCCAGTTTTCCATTAGCAACTTCCGAATCATTCAACAAAGATGGCCGCAAAGTCGAACAAACAGAATGGCACAACATTGTGATGTGGAGAGGACTTGCAGATGTCGCTGCAAAATATCTAACCAAAGGCCGATTGGTCTATATCGAAGGTCGATTGCGTACGCGTACCTATGAAGATAAAGAAGGGATCAGAAGATATACGACCGAAGTGGTCGCTGAAAACTTTACGCTGCTCGGACGAAAATCTGATTTCGAGCCTCCTGCCCAAGCGCCAGCCAGCACGGCGGATAAAGCGGTAGAAAACAAAGAGCAACAAGTGGATTTTAAAGAACTTGATGATGATAATGATGGATTGCCGTTTTAA
- the pheS gene encoding phenylalanine--tRNA ligase subunit alpha yields the protein MQDKIKQYTEEIEQFNPLTLADVENFRLKFLVSKGIVKSLFEEFKTAPAEEKRVLGKVLNDFKQLAESKHKDGLDQFGNNGAIQQAKAEEDLTLPGNGFTLGTRHPLSLVRKEIVEIFKKLGFIVAEGPEIEDDWHNFSALNFPPEHPARDMQDTFFIKKQDGNDIALRTHTSSVQVRLMEAGKPPFRAIMPGRVYRNEAISARAHCFFHQVEGLYVDENVSFADLKQTLYHFVQELYGEGTKVRFRPSYFPFTEPSAEMDISCTICKGEGCQLCKYSGWVEILGCGMVDPNVLENCGIDSQKYSGFAFGMGIERITNLKYEIKDLRLFSENDVRFLDQFQSEII from the coding sequence TTGCAAGATAAAATAAAGCAGTATACGGAAGAGATTGAGCAATTTAATCCGCTTACTCTGGCCGATGTAGAAAATTTCAGATTGAAATTCTTGGTTTCCAAGGGAATTGTAAAAAGCTTATTTGAAGAGTTTAAAACTGCTCCTGCGGAAGAGAAGCGTGTGTTGGGTAAGGTGTTGAACGATTTCAAACAACTTGCTGAAAGTAAGCACAAAGATGGACTTGACCAGTTTGGTAATAATGGGGCCATTCAGCAAGCAAAGGCAGAAGAAGACCTTACATTACCGGGGAATGGCTTTACCTTAGGTACCCGTCATCCGCTTTCATTGGTCAGAAAGGAAATTGTCGAAATCTTTAAAAAACTAGGCTTTATTGTTGCCGAAGGACCTGAAATCGAGGATGACTGGCATAATTTCTCCGCATTGAACTTCCCTCCCGAGCATCCAGCTAGGGACATGCAAGATACCTTTTTTATCAAAAAGCAAGATGGAAATGACATCGCCTTGCGTACGCATACTTCATCGGTACAGGTTCGTTTGATGGAAGCAGGTAAGCCTCCGTTCCGTGCGATTATGCCCGGACGTGTATATCGGAATGAGGCTATTTCTGCACGTGCACACTGTTTTTTTCATCAGGTCGAAGGATTGTATGTAGACGAAAATGTGTCATTTGCCGATCTCAAGCAGACACTTTACCATTTCGTTCAAGAGTTATATGGTGAGGGTACAAAAGTAAGATTCCGCCCCTCATATTTTCCTTTTACAGAACCCTCTGCAGAAATGGATATCTCTTGCACCATTTGTAAAGGCGAGGGCTGTCAACTATGTAAATACTCTGGATGGGTAGAGATATTGGGCTGTGGGATGGTGGATCCAAATGTATTGGAAAATTGTGGCATCGATAGCCAAAAGTACTCGGGATTTGCATTCGGTATGGGCATAGAACGGATTACAAATCTGAAATATGAAATTAAAGATTTACGTCTGTTTTCTGAGAACGATGTACGATTTTTAGATCAATTCCAATCGGAGATAATTTAA
- a CDS encoding TetR/AcrR family transcriptional regulator yields the protein MEPEKIVASIKKAARELFRRYGYNKTSVNELAKVANVSKATVYKYFISKELILHAILMDYIRENVKDILDKNVNQNDLPTFLANTILRVSRLTYTVCNEFVGWEFIRESSNAQEYLKTLSEDLEFLLLSSFIQNEAIANEVPEEKLTFLIKTSKNVVFSFAFTAVSEADVRKNFISFQKEILPYLVQAALI from the coding sequence ATGGAGCCTGAAAAAATTGTTGCATCGATAAAAAAAGCAGCTCGGGAGCTTTTCAGGCGATACGGGTATAATAAGACGAGCGTAAACGAACTAGCTAAAGTAGCAAACGTTTCCAAAGCAACAGTCTATAAATATTTTATTAGTAAAGAACTGATTCTGCACGCCATCCTCATGGATTATATTCGGGAGAATGTCAAAGATATTTTAGATAAAAATGTGAATCAGAATGACTTGCCTACCTTCTTGGCCAATACTATTTTGAGGGTAAGTAGATTGACATATACGGTGTGTAATGAATTCGTAGGGTGGGAGTTCATTCGCGAATCATCTAATGCACAGGAATATCTAAAAACATTATCGGAAGATTTGGAGTTCCTTTTGTTAAGCTCATTTATCCAAAATGAAGCCATCGCAAATGAAGTCCCTGAGGAGAAATTGACCTTCCTAATTAAAACCAGTAAAAACGTTGTATTCTCGTTTGCTTTTACGGCAGTGTCAGAGGCCGATGTACGTAAAAATTTTATTTCGTTTCAAAAAGAGATCCTACCTTATCTCGTTCAGGCTGCACTGATATAG